The Montipora foliosa isolate CH-2021 chromosome 1, ASM3666993v2, whole genome shotgun sequence genome has a window encoding:
- the LOC137975502 gene encoding uncharacterized protein, which translates to MNENSFELFKLFPTNEAPNFGLGSTWRKDFVEKKNDEKIPLEDEDARDIRNLFDGINTEVENENDVDTSSDDSEAENSYQRDVTVISDEEIQNLRVKELNKLLRNIPLEEAAKIRKRRRNLKNRGYALNCRMRKRQVYEDLTNENTLLKKQLEDERCKLLKILIEKEEYKKKYLQTERAFAAYKKKQETSTLILDLENVSSFPSKLQASQNTCWSQLNLN; encoded by the coding sequence ATGAACGAAAATTCATTTGAGCTGTTCAAGTTATTTCCCACCAACGAAGCGCCGAATTTTGGTCTTGGTTCCACGTGGAGGAAAGACTTCGTTGAAAAAAAGAACGACGAAAAGATACCATTAGAAGATGAAGACGCGCGCGATATTCGAAATCTGTTCGATGGTATAAACACGGAAGTGGAAAATGAGAATGACGTAGATACATCTTCAGATGACTCAGAGGCCGAAAATTCGTACCAGAGAGATGTTACGGTGATCAGCGACGAAGAAATACAAAACCTTCGCGTAAAAGAGCTTAACAAGCTTTTGCGGAACATTCCTTTGGAAGAGGCAGCAAAAATTCGAAAGCGACGAAGAAATCTAAAGAATCGGGGATATGCCTTGAATTGCCGAATGAGAAAACGGCAAGTGTACGAGGATCTCACTAATGAAAACACTCTGTTGAAAAAGCAGCTGGAAGATGAAAGATGTAAGCTGTTGAAAATTTTAATCGAGAAAGAAGAGTACAAGAAGAAGTATCTTCAAACCGAGCGCGCTTTTGCCGCTTACAAGAAGAAACAGGAAACATCAACTTTGATTTTAGACTTGGAAAATGTTTCCAGCTTCCCATCCAAGCTGCAAGCATCGCAAAATACTTGTTGGTCTCAGTTAAATTTGAACTGA
- the LOC138010425 gene encoding transcription factor MafK-like, producing the protein MVLSKDIVSLPLRDSSSKEDSDISHDCQDDGMFPITGELFEDFNMLEEFDWAHGKYEMIAAETSNVSNDQQLHQDRSSIAFIPTLSDESLEKMSIHDLNKHLRRLPEGLVNRVRRRRRLLKNRKYSLKFRQKGCEKKNSIAAENEAIELEINQTREHLRKMRKERDEYKQKYARLKRLVDCKRLTVNTSSG; encoded by the coding sequence ATGGTTTTGAGCAAGGACATAGTATCTTTGCCTCTTCGTGACTCTTCGTCAAAGGAAGACAGTGATATTTCTCATGACTGTCAAGATGACGGCATGTTTCCCATCACCGGAGAGTTGTTTGAAGATTTTAACATGCTTGAGGAATTCGACTGGGCACATGGAAAATACGAAATGATCGCGGCAGAAACAAGTAATGTTAGCAATGACCAGCAATTACATCAAGACCGCAGTTCTATTGCGTTTATCCCAACGCTAAGCGACGAAAGCCTCGAAAAGATGTCCATACACGACTTGAACAAACACCTACGCAGACTTCCCGAAGGCTTGGTGAACCGCGTGAGAAGAAGAAGGCGTCTCCTAAAAAACCGTAAATATTCTCTGAAATTTCGACAGAAGGGCtgtgaaaagaaaaacagtatTGCTGCTGAAAACGAAGCAATCGAGTTGGAGATAAACCAAACGAGGGAACATTTGAGAAAAATGCGAAAGGAAAGGGACGAGTACAAGCAGAAGTACGCGAGGTTGAAAAGATTGGTCGACTGCAAGCGACTCACGGTAAACACATCCAGTGGTTGA
- the LOC138010433 gene encoding transcription factor MafB-like has product MSSPSTFPDLPSLDEVLGTYLLDDDYSLSWNSNDHLQELVSDKNDMDECYLPQPHPSAADVISYPTTPPSLHSEQDFGDQITDDDLMKLPIQELNKRLKKLPRAEVQKLRKRRRSLKNRSYATSCRQRRVATSANLKVQNQRLKEQVREIKESLSKAIKDRNLYRNKCERLQKLYQQIK; this is encoded by the coding sequence ATGTCCAGTCCATCGACATTCCCTGATCTTCCTTCCTTGGACGAAGTTCTGGGAACGTATTTGCTAGACGATGATTACAGTTTAAGTTGGAATTCAAATGATCATTTGCAGGAACTTGTCAGTGACAAAAATGACATGGACGAATGCTATCTTCCACAGCCGCACCCAAGTGCCGCCGACGTTATTAGCTATCCTACTACACCTCCGAGCTTACATTCCGAGCAGGATTTCGGCGATCAGATCACAGATGACGATTTAATGAAATTACCAATACAAGAACTAAATAAACGTTTGAAAAAGCTACCAAGAGCAGAGGTCCAGAAACTAAGGAAACGGCGGCGAAGCCTCAAAAACCGCAGCTATGCGACGAGCTGTCGGCAAAGACGAGTTGCTACAAGCGCGAACCTCAAAGTGCAAAATCAGAGATTGAAAGAACAGGTACGCGAGATCAAGGAAAGCTTGAGCAAGGCGATCAAAGATAGAAACCTGTACAGGAACAAATGTGAGAGACTTCAAAAACTTTATCAACAAATTAAGTAG
- the LOC137991399 gene encoding sialate:O-sulfotransferase 1-like, whose product MRVAVIVSLVLIASSVTSYEYLGCYEDSDPRDLPQRVHGREITVRSCAKSCKDLYYRYAGLQFSYLCFCGNKRGRYGMLPEWKCSSECSNKKDKHCGGYWSNSIYKTGYDPPGNTKITPLLKAALRDLKPKMKVAKHKERKMSKKGQQPKKGV is encoded by the exons ATGAGAGTCGCTGTTATTGTTTCACTGGTGTTGATAGCATCCTCTGTCACCAGCTATG AATATTTAGGCTGCTATGAAGATTCTGATCCGCGAGATTTACCGCAAAGGGTGCACGGTCGAGAGATAACCGTCCGCTCGTGCGCGAAGAGCTGCAAAGACCTATATTACAGATATGCCGGTCTACAATTCTCTTATCTATGTTTCTGCGGCAACAAGCGAGGACGATATGGTATGCTGCCGGAGTGGAAGTGTTCTAGTGAATGCTCTAACAAGAAGGATAAACATTGCGGAGGATATTGGAGTAATTCCATTTACAAAACAG GATACGACCCACCgggaaacaccaagatcactccACTACTCAAAGCAGCTTTGAGAGATTTGAAACCAAAAATGAAAGTTGCTAAACATAAG gaaaggaaaatgtcgaaaaaaggcCAACAACCAAAGAAGGGCGTGTAG
- the LOC138010442 gene encoding probable ATP-dependent RNA helicase ddx17 — protein MRLAWVLFVLTILPTSWTKRPKDHRLHHIGCFKDSDPRDLPQRVHAPELNARICVHKCKELEFKYAGLQFSYLCFCGNTYGRYGELSQDKCSSECKSKRDSFCGGHWSNSVYDTGYKPASATHKQVKRDEVVLFDNVKEYNHRPEDRTLTIDVNPAEYSYIPRPLKESNTRTQRSALYDPSSYKDSEYGSNPANNGISSTAYGTETGQEQIATAYDQAFNDQGNTDSNNYFYDSTQLTSSNDSSENTTAYNLDSQQQQQQQQIDMGNVFPASENKTDNSPTSSYNSAWPGTSYNSSEVSSMSLNNTEGPVALYRSTEVSSNTYNNTETDLSESQYDQQSANFTSQDALSATEAPSDNRSNNGYSSYGKVAENSSTYTWEQNAPNQTNSFNGTSEFGVSQANTSAGYTSYGQVADNSSTYNWEQNAQNQTNSFNGTADFSVSQTKTTGNITDYLSNSTELYNQQAADYISSVQTQASTQGPSSAPAPYPAYAPYPYPSPYPAPYPSPYPAPSYAPYPAPYPGYAPYSYPSPASYSSYPAPSSASVPSPVPTKETNNNSK, from the exons ATGCGACTCGCTTGGGTCCTTTTCGTGTTGACGATTCTTCCGACATCATGGACGAAGAGACCAAAAG ATCATCGCCTGCATCACATAGGATGTTTCAAAGATAGCGACCCCAGGGACCTGCCGCAAAGAGTGCATGCGCCGGAGTTAAACGCTAGAATCTGTGTTCATAAATGCAAAGAGTTAGAATTTAAATACGCTGGTCTGCAATTTTCGTATCTCTGTTTCTGTGGTAATACTTACGGAAGATACGGTGAACTTTCGCAAGACAAGTGTTCCAGTGAATGTAAGAGCAAAAGGGATTCCTTTTGTGGTGGTCACTGGAGTAATTCTGTTTACGATACAG GATATAAACCAGCTTCTGCGACTCATAAGCAAGTCAAACGAGATGAAGTAGTCTTATTCGACAATGTAAAAGAATACAATCATAGACCAG AGGATCGAACACTCACCATAGATGTCAATCCCGCGGAGTACTCCTACATTCCACGTCCACTAAAGGAATCAAATACGAGGACGCAGAGATCAGCTTTGTATGACCCAAGCTCTTACAAGGACAGTGAATACGGGTCAAATCCAGCGAATAACGGCATTTCATCGACGGCTTATGGGACAGAGACGGGACAAGAGCAAATAGCAACGGCCTACGATCAAGCATTCAATGATCAGGGAAATACTGATAGCAATAACTATTTTTATGATTCCACGCAGCTGACTTCGTCTAATGATTCGAGTGAAAACACGACTGCTTATAACTTAGATtcacaacagcaacaacaacagcaacagatCGATATGGGGAATGTATTTCCGGCGTCCGAAAACAAAACTGATAATTCACCAACATCGTCATATAACTCTGCATGGCCAGGAACTTCATATAATAGCTCTGAAGTATCATCAATGTCACTCAATAACACCGAAGGGCCAGTGGCACTATATAGAAGTACGGAAGTGTCGTCAAATACCTACAACAACACTGAAACGGATCTAAGCGAATCACAGTATGATCAGCAATCTGCAAACTTTACGAGCCAAGATGCTTTGAGCGCCACGGAAGCTCCGTCTGACAATCGGAGCAACAATGGATATTCTTCTTACGGAAAGGTTGCTGAAAACAGCAGCACCTACACTTGGGAGCAAAATGCTCCAAACCAAACTAACTCTTTCAATGGGACATCTGAGTTCGGTGTGTCCCAAGCAAATACCAGTGCTGGATATACTTCTTACGGACAGGTTGCTGATAACAGCAGCACCTACAATTGGGAGCAAAATGCGCAAAACCAAACAAACTCTTTTAATGGAACAGCTGATTTCAGCGTGtcccaaacaaaaacaactggaaATATCACCGATTATTTGTCAAACAGCACTGAACTATACAACCAGCAGGCAGCGGACTACATTTCATCGGTCCAGACGCAGGCGTCAACTCAAGGACCTTCTTCTGCCCCGGCACCCTATCCAGCTTATGCTCCTTATCCATACCCGTCCCCGTACCCGGCACCATATCCATCACCGTATCCAGCACCCTCTTATGCACCATACCCTGCTCCTTATCCGGGTTATGCACCCTATTCTTACCCTTCTCCTGCTTCCTATTCATCTTACCCCGCTCCAAGCTCGGCGTCAGTCCCCTCTCCTGTTCCAACGAAGGAaaccaacaacaacagtaaGTGA
- the LOC138010450 gene encoding uncharacterized protein: MAKTMDDAFVPECRPDGNYADVQCFEHEGFAKQCWCVTEDGQEIEGTRASDGEIPDCTATSVNKKGNKMEKQHDQEAKLGQSKPSRNQKATEVEIEVMVNDTEPEKVKTQCQKERDIALSPLITDIFVPLCDLAGNFVPLQCFENELFGKQCWCVDISGQEIIGTRTSDGTKPECGKVHVDTSKVPTCHLGPYGCCHDNVTFAKGPDMEGCPPRENQPLVQLPLKVEVESQCLKDQQKAEIIGAADVFIPDCEPSGLYKEVQCYNYPASGRTNCWCVNQNTGKEIPGTRVNGMTPNCRANATQTSPAATPNIQPTPPPMYHVYCVITLYGCCPDNRTAAGGPNQEGCGPQTPPTTTLTPNPQPPSTSTTLTTPTTKTTPTTPTTPTRPTTPTTPTTQTTPTTPTTQTTPTTPTTPTTQSSISTTVIVPTFPTAFTKKACASLLLGQVWYAQLTDKSLVYLRQLNKEIVTGITSVYKGVHPDFLAAHLTGIR, translated from the exons ATGGCTAAAACTATGGATGACGCATTTGTACCTGAATGCAGACCAGACGGCAATTATGCCGATGTGCAATGCTTTGAACACGAAGGCTTTGCTAAGCAGTGCTGGTGTGTTACCGAAGATGGACAGGAAATAGAAGGAACCCGAGCATCTGACGGAGAGATTCCCGATTGCACAGCTACTTCAGTGAACaagaagggaaacaaaatggaGAAACAACATGACCAGGAAGCTAAGCTAGGACAAAGCAAGCCTTCTCGGAATCAAAAAGCTACTGAAGTTGAAATAGAAGTCATGGTCAACGATACAGAACCAG AAAAAGTTAAAACTCAGTGTCAAAAGGAGAGAGACATTGCATTGTCGCCCTTGATCACTGACATATTTGTCCCTTTGTGTGACTTGGCCGGAAACTTTGTGCCTCTGCAGTGTTTTGAGAATGAGCTGTTCGGCAAACAGTGTTGGTGCGTGGACATCTCAGGCCAGGAAATCATTGGAACAAGGACAAGCGATGGAACGAAACCAGAATGCG GTAAAGTTCACGTTGATACCTCAAAAGTTCCTACCTGTCATTTGGGCCCTTATGGATGCTGTCATGACAACGTGACCTTTGCAAAGGGACCCGATATGGAGGGCTGCCCGCCTCGGGAAAATCAGCCTCTTGTTCAGCTACCTCTGAAAGTAGAAGTAGAGAGTCAATGTTTGAAGGATCAGCAAAAAGCTGAAATAATCGGGGCAGCCGATGTGTTTATTCCCGATTGTGAACCATCTGGACTTTACAAAGAGGTGCAATGTTACAATTATCCAGCCAGTGGAAGGACGAATTGCTGGTGTGTGAACCAAAACACTGGTAAAGAAATTCCTGGAACGCGTGTGAACGGAATGACACCAAACTGTCGAG CAAACGCCACACAAACCTCTCCAGCCGCCACGCCTAATATTCAACCCACACCTCCACCAATGTACCACGTTTACTGCGTAATTACGTTATATGGATGTTGTCCCGACAACCGAACCGCAGCAGGTGGGCCGAATCAAGAGGGATGTGGACCACAAACTCCACCGACGACAACACTAACGCCAAACCCGCAACCGCCGTCGACATCGACGACGTTGACGACGCCGACGACGAAGACGACGCCGACGACGCCAACGACGCCGACGAGGCCGACGACACCGACGACGCCGACGACACAGACGACGCCGACGACACCGACGACACAGACGACACCGACGACGCCGACGACACCGACGACGCAGTCTTCAATATCAACAACCGTTATTGTTCCAACGTTCCCCACAG CCTTCACCAAGAAAGCTTGCGCGTCGCTGCTGCTGGGTCAGGTGTGGTACGCCCAGCTTACTGACAAATCCTTGGTGTATTTGAGACAACTCAACAAGGAGATCGTGACCGGG ATCACTAGCGTCTACAAAGGGGTCCATCCAGATTTCTTGGCAGCGCATCTTACTGGTATCAGGTAA